The genomic interval AACTTAGCAAGCGGCAAAATGTCCTCGCGACGCTCTGAAAGCGGCGGAACAACCAATTCCACCACGTTCAGCCGATAGTACAGGTCTTCTCGGAAACGCCCCTCCCGGATCTCGTCCGCCAAGTTGCGATTGGTCGCAGCAATCAAACGCGTGTCGACTTCAATCGGTCGATCCGATCCCACCGGTGTGACCAAGTTCGTTTCCAAAGCACGCAGCAGTTTGGGTTGCATCTCCATCGGCATCTCGCCGATCTCATCGAGAAACAAGCTGCCACCGGTTGCCGTGCGAAACAATCCTTTGCGATCCTCCGACGCGCCGGTGAACGCGCCTTTGACATGTCCAAAGAGTTCGCTCTCGATCAGCGTTGCAGAGAGACCCGCGCAGTTGGTGGTCACGATCGGCCGATCGGCACGAGGGCTCCAGCGATGGATCAGTTGTGCAATTCCCTCCTTGCCGGAGCCGCTGGGACCCTGAATCAGGATCGGCGCATTGGACGGTGCCACGATTGCGATCGTTTGGATCAACCGTCTCATCGCTCGACTTTCGACGATGAAGTCGGTGGGCAGATCGGGCAATTGAACATCGCTCTCGACCTCCTTGGAACTGGGAATGGCAAGCGCATCAAAGACAGCGACCTTCAATTCCTCCAGGTCAATTGGTTTAGCAAGATAAT from Stieleria varia carries:
- a CDS encoding sigma-54-dependent transcriptional regulator — its product is MTKDSLAQRTLMVVDDEPSQQKLIGGFFAGLGFAIVTAGSAEAMLELLDEHTPDMILLDVRLPQMSGIDALPKIRERLPVVPVVLITAYADVRQAVAAVKSGADDYLAKPIDLEELKVAVFDALAIPSSKEVESDVQLPDLPTDFIVESRAMRRLIQTIAIVAPSNAPILIQGPSGSGKEGIAQLIHRWSPRADRPIVTTNCAGLSATLIESELFGHVKGAFTGASEDRKGLFRTATGGSLFLDEIGEMPMEMQPKLLRALETNLVTPVGSDRPIEVDTRLIAATNRNLADEIREGRFREDLYYRLNVVELVVPPLSERREDILPLAKFFANQFSKRQVRFSPQASQSMLTHSWTGNVRELRNAIQRACLLCQGDVILPEHLPVNISTISTADTVDVGRLSQVERATILATLEECEGNRTLTAKKLGISRRSLIYKLHDMEE